From Novosphingobium sp. 9, the proteins below share one genomic window:
- the ispH gene encoding 4-hydroxy-3-methylbut-2-enyl diphosphate reductase — translation MNASFPTSNPVSTDTAATGTAKIPLRLMIAAPRGFCAGVDRAIEIVERAIDRYGAPVYVRHEIVHNKYVVDSLKAKGAIFVEELDEVPDGVPVIFSAHGVPKSVPAAATERGLEWLDATCPLVSKVHRQAERQVEAGRHILFIGHAGHPEVIGTFGQVPEGGMTLVETVADVAGLNFPADAQLSYLSQTTLSVDDTADIIAAIRERFPEVRVPKAEDICYATSNRQAAVKQIAPDCDLVLVIGSPKSSNSLRLVEVAERSGSVGRMIQRASEIEPEWLDGVATVGVTAGASAPEELVNEVLARLRELRAVEAEEIVTAQERMTFKLPRQLTE, via the coding sequence ATGAACGCGTCCTTTCCGACTTCGAACCCGGTTTCGACCGACACCGCGGCCACAGGCACGGCCAAGATCCCGCTGCGGCTGATGATTGCCGCCCCGCGCGGCTTCTGCGCCGGGGTGGACCGCGCCATCGAGATCGTCGAACGCGCGATCGACCGCTACGGCGCACCGGTCTACGTCCGCCATGAGATCGTCCACAACAAGTACGTGGTCGACAGCCTGAAGGCCAAGGGCGCGATCTTCGTCGAGGAACTGGACGAAGTGCCCGATGGCGTGCCGGTTATCTTCAGCGCCCACGGCGTGCCCAAGTCGGTGCCTGCCGCCGCGACCGAGCGCGGCCTCGAATGGCTCGATGCCACCTGCCCGCTGGTCAGCAAGGTTCACCGCCAGGCCGAGCGCCAGGTCGAGGCCGGGCGCCACATCCTGTTCATCGGCCATGCCGGACACCCCGAAGTTATCGGCACATTCGGACAGGTGCCCGAAGGCGGCATGACGCTGGTTGAAACCGTGGCAGACGTCGCCGGTCTGAACTTCCCGGCGGACGCGCAGCTTTCCTATCTGTCGCAGACCACGCTCTCGGTCGACGACACCGCAGATATCATCGCCGCCATCCGCGAGCGCTTCCCCGAAGTGCGCGTGCCCAAGGCCGAGGACATCTGCTACGCCACCTCGAACCGACAGGCCGCCGTCAAGCAGATCGCGCCCGACTGCGATCTGGTGCTGGTGATCGGCTCGCCCAAGAGCTCCAACTCGCTGCGCCTTGTCGAAGTGGCCGAGCGTTCGGGCTCGGTCGGGCGGATGATCCAGCGCGCCAGCGAGATCGAGCCGGAATGGCTCGACGGCGTGGCGACCGTGGGCGTCACCGCAGGTGCCTCGGCGCCCGAGGAACTGGTCAACGAAGTGCTCGCCCGCCTGCGCGAACTGCGCGCGGTCGAGGCCGAGGAGATCGTCACCGCACAGGAGCGGATGACCTTCAAGCTGCCGCGCCAGCTGACGGAGTAA
- the thrB gene encoding homoserine kinase, which yields MAVYTRLGAEDLGALIERFAVGTLTSAKGIAEGVSNSNWLIETDDAGTSRRFILTVYESRTDTAELPFFLDLLDYLAAAGCPVPRTIHDREGASHLWIEAPDGRKPLALIEFLPGVSVSEPTSEQARAVGGALAQLHLAAASFEGARVNTLGPVAWRELLDACTRQGLDSIDPDLGALVARELAALERGWPEHLPRGIVHADLFPDNVLMLGDSVTGLIDFYFACTDLLAYDVVVTHAAWCFSDDGREFYPALSAALIEGYEAVRPLSAEERAALPLLAQGAALRFLSTRAYDWLNTPADALVTPKDPMAFARRLEFYADSANAGIFA from the coding sequence ATGGCCGTCTATACCCGCCTCGGCGCCGAAGACCTCGGCGCGCTGATCGAGCGTTTCGCGGTCGGCACACTGACCTCAGCCAAGGGCATTGCCGAGGGCGTATCGAATTCCAACTGGCTGATCGAGACCGATGACGCGGGCACCTCGCGCCGCTTCATCCTGACCGTCTACGAAAGCCGGACCGACACGGCAGAGCTGCCGTTCTTCCTCGACCTGCTCGATTACCTCGCCGCCGCAGGGTGCCCGGTGCCGCGCACGATCCACGACCGCGAGGGCGCCAGCCACTTGTGGATCGAGGCACCCGACGGCCGCAAGCCGCTGGCGCTGATCGAGTTCCTTCCCGGCGTCTCGGTTAGCGAGCCGACCTCCGAACAGGCCCGCGCGGTCGGCGGCGCGCTGGCGCAGTTGCACCTTGCCGCCGCCAGCTTCGAGGGCGCACGCGTCAACACACTGGGCCCGGTGGCATGGCGCGAACTGCTCGATGCCTGCACCCGGCAGGGACTCGATTCGATCGACCCCGATCTCGGCGCGCTGGTTGCCCGCGAACTGGCAGCGCTCGAACGCGGCTGGCCCGAACATCTGCCGCGCGGGATCGTCCATGCCGACCTGTTCCCCGACAACGTGCTGATGCTGGGCGATAGCGTCACCGGCCTTATCGACTTCTACTTCGCCTGCACCGACCTCCTCGCCTACGACGTGGTCGTCACGCACGCGGCGTGGTGTTTCAGCGACGACGGGCGCGAGTTCTACCCTGCGCTCTCCGCCGCGCTGATCGAGGGTTACGAGGCGGTGCGTCCGCTCTCCGCAGAGGAACGCGCGGCGCTGCCGCTGCTGGCGCAGGGGGCCGCGCTGCGGTTCCTGTCGACCCGCGCCTATGACTGGCTCAACACGCCTGCCGATGCGCTGGTGACGCCCAAGGACCCGATGGCCTTCGCGCGCCGTCTGGAATTCTACGCCGATTCCGCAAACGCAGGAATCTTTGCATGA
- the rnhA gene encoding ribonuclease HI, producing the protein MKKIDIFTDGACKGNPGPGGWGVLLRMGEHEKEMSGGEADTTNNRMEMTATIKALNALTEPCDVTLHTDSKYVIDGITKWVHGWKKKGWVNASKQPVRNADLWHDLIEAAGRHKVDWQWVRGHNGHVENERVDKLASDAALAAAKMSRPA; encoded by the coding sequence ATGAAGAAGATCGACATTTTCACGGACGGCGCCTGCAAGGGCAATCCCGGCCCCGGCGGCTGGGGCGTGCTGCTGCGCATGGGCGAGCACGAGAAGGAAATGTCCGGAGGCGAAGCGGATACCACCAACAACCGCATGGAAATGACTGCAACGATCAAGGCGCTCAACGCCCTGACCGAGCCGTGCGATGTGACGCTCCACACCGACAGCAAGTACGTGATCGACGGCATCACCAAGTGGGTTCACGGCTGGAAGAAGAAGGGCTGGGTCAATGCCAGCAAGCAGCCGGTGCGCAATGCCGACCTGTGGCACGACCTGATCGAGGCCGCAGGACGCCACAAGGTCGACTGGCAATGGGTGCGCGGCCACAACGGCCACGTCGAGAACGAGCGCGTGGACAAGCTGGCCAGCGACGCCGCGCTGGCGGCAGCGAAGATGTCGCGTCCGGCATAA
- a CDS encoding putative porin, with protein MRADAGLVVTALAALCALPAETQAQVLTSSPTAPGTASDRTASRSAEDGKVDALIALLVSEGIITQAKADGLKQAVAAAPVAATVAQAPSGPPAAQPARPSMAAVENQSAIRQPEAPRPVEAAPPQAYAFPNNRDPSVDPSAPVVRNAAFAMQDQSWADRIRIDGDIRLRWQGEYFNNKSSATIPNWAGLSTGGSAVPVTNYLPNNDRARLRYRARLSFTARVDDHFTAVIRLAAGNLTEPTSTDQTYGDFFNRDGVGIDRAYLQWKPTKDIVVTGGRMPNPFYTTNLLWDGDVNPEGFAASFRRKLNSGYVFATGAVFYLQENAGTTPDRFVYAGQVGVAGVPLSSSTHLRLAVTYYDWSHYRGVVGNSATASTVLGVGNTLVDLDPLANRVLPGVASSFRIAEVLGAVSQRLGNRYAISGAFDYAVNLAYDRSALEALPLLTQPNGNKAWMGAITIGDPNVSEFGQWQVTGSYRRLETDSVIAAFTEGDYNPGGTNRTVLALEGLIGLDHNAWLQLSYFRNRFLSGPYYEYDGIRTQLNVRF; from the coding sequence ATGAGGGCAGATGCAGGTTTGGTGGTGACGGCCTTGGCGGCGCTTTGTGCGCTGCCAGCCGAAACGCAGGCTCAAGTTTTGACGTCGAGCCCGACAGCGCCGGGCACGGCATCCGACAGAACCGCTTCAAGATCAGCGGAAGACGGCAAGGTCGATGCCCTTATCGCCCTATTGGTCAGCGAGGGCATCATTACCCAGGCAAAGGCGGATGGGCTGAAGCAGGCCGTTGCGGCAGCACCTGTCGCTGCGACGGTTGCGCAGGCGCCCAGTGGACCGCCTGCGGCACAGCCAGCACGTCCCAGCATGGCTGCGGTCGAAAATCAGAGCGCGATCCGCCAGCCCGAAGCGCCGCGCCCGGTCGAGGCCGCGCCGCCGCAGGCCTATGCCTTTCCGAACAATCGCGATCCTTCGGTCGATCCCTCTGCGCCGGTGGTCCGTAACGCGGCCTTCGCCATGCAGGACCAGAGTTGGGCCGATCGCATCCGCATCGACGGCGATATTCGTCTTCGCTGGCAGGGCGAGTACTTCAATAATAAAAGTTCCGCGACGATTCCGAACTGGGCGGGCCTTTCGACGGGTGGTTCCGCTGTTCCGGTCACCAATTACCTGCCCAACAACGACCGGGCGCGCCTGCGGTATCGCGCGCGGCTCAGCTTCACCGCTCGGGTCGACGATCATTTTACCGCCGTGATCCGTCTGGCGGCGGGAAATCTGACCGAGCCGACCTCCACCGACCAGACTTATGGCGATTTTTTCAATCGCGACGGTGTGGGGATCGATCGTGCCTATCTTCAGTGGAAGCCGACGAAGGATATCGTCGTGACTGGCGGGCGCATGCCGAACCCGTTCTACACGACGAATTTGCTGTGGGATGGCGATGTCAATCCAGAAGGGTTTGCCGCCTCGTTCAGGCGCAAGCTGAACTCCGGGTATGTCTTCGCGACCGGCGCTGTCTTCTATCTTCAGGAAAATGCGGGCACTACGCCTGACCGCTTCGTATATGCCGGGCAGGTCGGCGTGGCTGGTGTGCCGCTGTCTTCCAGCACGCACCTGCGGCTTGCGGTAACCTATTACGACTGGAGCCATTATCGCGGCGTCGTCGGTAATTCTGCCACGGCCTCGACCGTGCTGGGCGTCGGCAATACCCTTGTCGACCTTGACCCTCTGGCGAACAGGGTATTGCCCGGCGTCGCTTCGTCTTTTCGGATTGCCGAAGTCCTTGGCGCCGTGTCGCAGCGTCTTGGCAATCGCTATGCGATTTCAGGCGCCTTCGACTATGCCGTCAATCTGGCCTATGATCGCAGCGCGCTGGAAGCGTTGCCGTTGCTCACGCAGCCCAATGGCAACAAGGCCTGGATGGGCGCCATCACGATTGGTGATCCCAACGTGTCCGAATTCGGGCAGTGGCAGGTCACGGGATCCTATCGGCGCCTGGAAACGGATTCCGTCATCGCCGCCTTTACCGAGGGCGATTACAATCCCGGCGGCACCAATCGTACTGTGTTGGCGCTGGAAGGGCTGATTGGCCTCGATCACAATGCCTGGCTGCAACTCAGCTATTTTCGTAATCGTTTCTTATCAGGGCCGTATTACGAATATGACGGCATTCGCACGCAGCTGAATGTTAGGTTCTAG
- the pyk gene encoding pyruvate kinase yields MPRIEPIFRNRCTKIVATLGPASTAPAVIESLFRAGVDVFRLNFSHGDHADHAARLKTLRELEAKYRRPIGVLADIQGPKLRIGTIRGGYINLERGKMLRLDMRDIPGDLERVRLPHPEIIEAATPGTRLLLDDGKIRLGVKRVGDGYLDTEVLVGGRLSDRKGVNVPDMILPIPALTEKDRRDLAFALEHNVDFVGLSFVQTVRDVLEARELIGDRAWIVSKIEKPQAVTDIEAIVEASDGIMVARGDLGVELPPEDVPLVQKEVVALCNRLGRPVIVATQMLESMISAPTPTRAEASDVATAVFDGADAVMLSAETAAGQYPEEAVSIMSRILARVENSSDWQSRTGERRLPPDQSAAEAIASSARHVADTIPAKAIVAYTQSGTTALRIARHRPAAPLLAATPLSTVARRLALVWGVEAAVVDAVERMNDAVAEAASICRRMVGAKGDDAFVVVAGTPFGRSGATNALRVATMEDAKER; encoded by the coding sequence TTGCCACGCATAGAACCCATCTTTCGTAATCGTTGCACCAAGATCGTCGCCACTCTGGGCCCGGCAAGCACGGCCCCTGCGGTCATCGAATCGCTGTTTCGTGCCGGTGTGGACGTTTTCCGCCTGAACTTCAGCCACGGCGATCATGCCGATCACGCCGCCCGCCTCAAGACGCTGCGTGAACTCGAAGCGAAGTATCGCCGCCCGATCGGCGTTCTGGCCGACATCCAGGGCCCGAAGCTTCGCATCGGAACTATCCGGGGCGGCTATATCAATCTGGAACGCGGCAAGATGCTTCGGCTCGATATGCGCGATATTCCGGGTGACCTGGAGCGTGTTCGACTGCCGCATCCCGAGATCATTGAGGCCGCGACGCCCGGCACACGCCTGCTGCTGGACGATGGAAAGATCCGCCTTGGCGTCAAGCGCGTGGGCGACGGCTATCTCGATACCGAAGTGCTCGTCGGCGGCCGCCTGTCGGATCGCAAGGGCGTGAACGTCCCCGACATGATCCTGCCGATCCCGGCGCTGACAGAAAAGGACCGGCGCGATCTGGCCTTTGCGCTTGAGCATAACGTGGATTTCGTCGGCCTGTCGTTCGTGCAGACGGTGAGGGACGTGCTTGAGGCACGCGAACTGATCGGTGATCGTGCCTGGATTGTCTCCAAGATCGAGAAGCCGCAGGCCGTCACGGACATCGAGGCGATCGTCGAAGCCTCCGATGGCATCATGGTCGCGCGTGGCGATCTTGGGGTCGAACTGCCGCCAGAGGATGTGCCGCTGGTGCAGAAGGAGGTGGTGGCCTTGTGCAATCGCCTTGGCCGCCCGGTGATTGTCGCGACGCAGATGCTCGAAAGCATGATCAGCGCCCCGACGCCGACCCGCGCAGAAGCGTCCGACGTCGCGACTGCCGTGTTCGACGGTGCCGATGCGGTGATGCTGTCGGCGGAGACTGCGGCAGGCCAGTATCCGGAGGAGGCGGTGAGCATCATGAGCCGTATCCTCGCCCGCGTGGAGAACAGTTCGGACTGGCAGAGCCGGACCGGTGAACGGCGCCTGCCGCCGGATCAGTCGGCTGCGGAGGCCATCGCCTCATCGGCCCGCCATGTCGCGGACACGATCCCTGCAAAGGCGATTGTCGCTTACACCCAGAGCGGCACAACCGCGCTTCGCATCGCACGGCATCGCCCCGCAGCCCCGTTGCTGGCAGCCACCCCGCTTTCCACTGTGGCGCGCCGTCTCGCGCTGGTCTGGGGTGTGGAGGCCGCCGTCGTGGATGCGGTCGAACGGATGAACGATGCGGTGGCAGAGGCCGCAAGCATCTGTCGCAGGATGGTGGGTGCGAAGGGTGACGATGCCTTCGTGGTGGTCGCAGGAACGCCCTTCGGTCGCTCGGGCGCCACCAACGCCCTTCGCGTCGCTACGATGGAGGATGCGAAGGAGCGGTAA
- a CDS encoding glycerate kinase — protein sequence MAPGPITDTSARALLRQLFEAAVERAAPGGAIAPLLPTKPKGRCVVIGAGKASAAMAAAVDAAWPDVELTGLVVTRDGYAVPAGRIEIIEASHPVPDARSEEAAHRILAMVQGLEPDDLVLALISGGGSALMVFPAPGITLADKQEINRQLLASGATIQEMNTVRKHLSAIKGGRLAAAAAPARVVSLVISDIPGDDPGSIASGPTVADTSTIDDVRAILARRSIVLPASAQAVIDSGAETPKPGEIAEDIRMVAAPALSLAHAADVARAAGINVLVLGDAIEGEAREAGIVMAGIARSVREHGVPVAAPAVLLSGGETTVTIGAGGAGRGGRNTEFQLALALALSGMDGVWALSGDTDGIDGTEDAAGSITTPDTLERGREAGLDARAFLAEHDSYTYFDAIGDLVLTGPTMTNVNDFRAILVA from the coding sequence ATGGCCCCCGGTCCCATCACCGATACGTCTGCCCGTGCATTGCTCAGGCAATTGTTCGAGGCTGCCGTTGAACGCGCTGCTCCGGGCGGGGCCATCGCGCCTCTTCTCCCGACTAAGCCCAAGGGGCGGTGCGTGGTGATCGGGGCCGGTAAGGCCTCCGCTGCGATGGCTGCCGCCGTGGATGCGGCATGGCCGGATGTGGAACTGACCGGTCTGGTCGTCACGCGTGACGGCTATGCCGTTCCCGCAGGCCGGATCGAGATCATCGAGGCATCGCACCCTGTCCCGGATGCGCGCAGCGAAGAGGCTGCGCATCGTATCCTTGCTATGGTCCAGGGACTGGAACCGGACGATCTGGTGCTGGCGCTCATTTCCGGAGGCGGTTCTGCGCTGATGGTGTTTCCCGCGCCCGGCATCACGCTGGCCGACAAGCAGGAGATCAACCGTCAACTGCTGGCAAGCGGTGCCACGATCCAGGAGATGAACACGGTTCGCAAGCATCTCTCGGCCATCAAGGGCGGACGTCTGGCTGCTGCTGCCGCGCCCGCGCGGGTCGTTTCGCTGGTGATCTCGGATATTCCAGGAGACGATCCGGGCTCTATCGCATCCGGGCCGACCGTTGCCGATACGAGCACTATCGATGATGTGCGTGCCATTCTGGCGCGGCGCTCCATCGTCTTGCCCGCATCGGCGCAGGCGGTGATCGATTCCGGTGCGGAAACGCCCAAGCCGGGTGAGATCGCGGAGGATATCCGAATGGTCGCGGCGCCTGCATTGTCGCTGGCCCACGCCGCGGATGTCGCGCGTGCGGCGGGAATCAATGTGCTGGTCCTTGGCGATGCCATCGAGGGTGAAGCCCGCGAGGCCGGGATCGTCATGGCCGGAATTGCGCGCTCTGTGCGGGAGCATGGCGTTCCCGTCGCCGCGCCTGCGGTGCTGCTGTCCGGTGGCGAGACCACGGTGACAATCGGTGCTGGCGGTGCCGGCCGCGGCGGGCGCAATACCGAATTCCAGCTTGCGCTGGCACTGGCGCTGTCCGGCATGGATGGCGTCTGGGCACTGTCCGGCGATACCGACGGCATCGACGGCACCGAAGATGCGGCGGGTTCCATCACTACGCCCGATACTCTGGAGCGGGGAAGGGAAGCGGGCCTCGATGCCCGCGCCTTTCTGGCCGAACACGACAGCTACACCTACTTCGACGCCATCGGCGATTTGGTCCTGACCGGACCCACCATGACGAACGTCAACGACTTTCGCGCAATTCTGGTAGCCTGA
- a CDS encoding tartrate dehydrogenase, which translates to MRHYKIAAIPADGIGPEVIDAGVEVLEALAQRDGDLKFDITTFDWGSDYYKKHGEMMPANGPEQLKPFDAIYFGAVGAPDVPDHITLWGLRLPICQGFDQYANVRPTKILPGIKSPLRDCEPGDLDWVIVRENSEGEYSGVGGRAHRGLPEEVATEVAIFTRVGVERIMRYAFKLAQSRPRKLLTVVTKSNAQRHGMVMWDEIAAEVSQDFPDVTWDKMLVDAMTVRMTLNPKSLDTIVATNLHADILSDLAGALAGSLGVAPTGNIDPEGRYPSMFEPIHGSAFDITGKGIANPVATFWTAAQMLDYLGEGEAAARLMTAVEQVCADGVLTPDVGGTATTKEVTAAVIAAISGRNS; encoded by the coding sequence ATGCGTCATTATAAAATCGCTGCCATTCCTGCTGATGGTATTGGTCCCGAAGTTATCGATGCTGGTGTCGAGGTTCTCGAAGCTCTCGCACAGCGTGATGGTGACCTGAAGTTCGATATTACGACTTTCGACTGGGGTTCGGACTATTACAAGAAGCACGGCGAGATGATGCCGGCCAATGGTCCGGAACAGCTCAAGCCGTTCGATGCGATCTATTTCGGTGCCGTAGGCGCGCCGGACGTGCCGGATCACATCACGCTGTGGGGCCTTCGTCTGCCGATCTGCCAAGGCTTCGACCAGTACGCCAATGTCCGCCCCACCAAGATCCTTCCGGGCATCAAGTCGCCACTGCGCGATTGCGAGCCCGGCGATCTGGACTGGGTGATCGTGCGCGAGAATTCGGAAGGCGAATATTCGGGCGTGGGCGGTCGTGCGCACCGTGGACTTCCCGAGGAAGTCGCCACCGAAGTGGCGATCTTCACCCGCGTCGGGGTGGAGCGGATCATGCGCTACGCGTTCAAGCTGGCCCAGTCGCGCCCTCGCAAGCTGCTGACCGTTGTCACCAAGTCGAACGCGCAGCGTCACGGCATGGTGATGTGGGACGAGATCGCCGCCGAAGTCTCGCAGGACTTCCCGGACGTCACCTGGGACAAGATGCTGGTCGATGCGATGACCGTGCGCATGACGCTCAATCCCAAGAGCCTCGACACTATCGTTGCCACCAATCTGCATGCAGACATCCTGTCCGATCTGGCCGGCGCGCTGGCAGGGTCGCTGGGCGTTGCTCCCACCGGCAACATCGATCCGGAAGGCCGCTATCCGTCGATGTTCGAGCCCATCCATGGATCGGCGTTCGACATCACCGGCAAGGGTATCGCCAATCCGGTCGCAACCTTCTGGACCGCTGCGCAGATGCTCGATTATCTGGGTGAGGGTGAAGCTGCGGCGCGTCTGATGACTGCGGTCGAGCAGGTGTGCGCAGACGGAGTGCTGACCCCCGATGTCGGTGGCACTGCCACAACCAAGGAAGTCACGGCAGCCGTGATCGCCGCCATCAGCGGCCGGAACAGCTGA
- a CDS encoding MFS transporter has translation MLDVEKRTVARISWRLVPYIMIMYFVAFLDRVNLGFASLEMNKDLGFSSTVFGFGAGIFFVGYFLFEVPSNLILHKVGARLWIARVMVTWGLVSGGMAFVKGETSFYILRFLLGVAEAGFFPGIILYLSYWFPAKNRASVTALFMAAAPISTALGSPISGALLQMHGMAGLAGWQWMFLIEAVPAVILGVVTFFFLTDRPAQAKWLAEDEREWLVATMTAEEATRVPSKGSHNPLKALADLRVLALALVYFGTSAGLYTLGIWSPQIIRSFGLSSFDTGFVNALPAVIAVVGMVIWARHSDRTGERTWHVVLACLVAVGGLAFAAQSTTLVAVVAALIIVNIGISSAKPPLWSMPTMFLGGSSAAAGIAAINSIGNLGGFAGPAIIGWIKDETGSFAGGLYFVAACVMLSAVLILILSRTQKKAAAATTATPSVK, from the coding sequence GTGCTTGACGTTGAAAAACGCACTGTTGCGCGCATTTCCTGGCGCCTTGTTCCCTATATCATGATTATGTATTTCGTTGCATTCTTGGATAGGGTTAATCTTGGCTTTGCATCATTAGAGATGAACAAAGATCTCGGTTTCTCATCAACCGTATTTGGATTTGGAGCAGGAATTTTTTTTGTAGGATACTTTCTGTTTGAGGTTCCATCAAATCTTATTCTTCATAAGGTGGGTGCAAGGCTCTGGATAGCACGAGTCATGGTCACCTGGGGGCTCGTCTCTGGAGGCATGGCCTTTGTAAAAGGAGAAACCAGCTTCTACATTCTGCGATTCTTGCTGGGTGTGGCTGAGGCTGGTTTCTTTCCTGGCATCATTCTTTATCTAAGCTACTGGTTTCCTGCGAAGAATCGTGCGTCGGTGACGGCTTTGTTCATGGCTGCCGCGCCGATTTCAACAGCCCTCGGGTCGCCAATTTCCGGAGCACTTCTTCAGATGCACGGTATGGCGGGCCTTGCCGGGTGGCAGTGGATGTTCCTGATCGAGGCTGTCCCGGCTGTTATTCTCGGCGTGGTGACATTTTTCTTCCTCACGGATCGCCCTGCGCAAGCCAAATGGCTGGCTGAGGACGAGCGGGAATGGCTGGTCGCCACGATGACGGCTGAAGAGGCTACGCGGGTTCCGTCGAAGGGCTCGCACAACCCGCTCAAGGCGCTTGCGGACTTGCGTGTTCTTGCCCTGGCGCTGGTGTATTTCGGCACCTCGGCCGGTTTGTACACGCTGGGGATCTGGTCACCGCAGATTATCCGGTCGTTTGGACTATCGTCCTTCGATACCGGGTTCGTGAATGCCCTCCCGGCCGTGATCGCGGTCGTGGGAATGGTGATATGGGCCCGTCATTCGGATCGCACCGGAGAGCGGACCTGGCATGTGGTTCTTGCCTGCCTTGTCGCCGTTGGCGGTCTGGCGTTCGCAGCGCAGTCGACGACGCTGGTTGCCGTCGTTGCAGCCCTGATTATCGTCAATATCGGCATCTCTTCGGCCAAGCCGCCCTTGTGGTCGATGCCGACGATGTTCCTGGGCGGTTCGAGTGCCGCCGCCGGTATCGCGGCGATCAATTCGATCGGCAACCTCGGTGGTTTCGCCGGTCCTGCGATCATCGGCTGGATCAAGGACGAGACGGGCAGTTTTGCAGGCGGCCTCTATTTCGTCGCAGCCTGTGTGATGCTGTCAGCGGTTCTGATTCTGATCCTTTCCCGCACCCAGAAGAAAGCGGCAGCGGCCACGACTGCCACTCCGTCGGTAAAATAA
- a CDS encoding LysR family transcriptional regulator codes for MELRQLRCFLAASDTLHFGKAALELGILPAVLGRQIQMLESELRVRLFARSTRQVTLTDAGKKLLPRARDLVSDADDIVLHLRELAVSNPRLLRVGAIDSAASGLIPKLLQDIHQEFPEIEVILVEDKTIRLLPQLISGALDIALVRPPERFDRSLQAKMLLQEHPILALPVDHALASLDIVPMSALAGVPMILPNRRARPHSHDLAVKLFEEAGVTMTVGQEAEEKHTILRMVSAGIGAAIVPRWSATSNEQGVIYRTLALSTRSITLPLAAMWLQGDQNRLVDALMATLEGNLDRYASTA; via the coding sequence ATGGAATTGCGACAGCTTCGCTGTTTCCTGGCAGCATCGGACACTTTGCACTTCGGCAAGGCTGCGCTGGAGCTGGGCATTCTTCCCGCCGTCCTTGGGCGGCAAATACAGATGCTGGAATCGGAACTGCGCGTTCGCCTGTTCGCGCGCTCCACTCGGCAAGTCACACTGACGGATGCCGGCAAGAAACTACTGCCGCGGGCTCGTGATCTGGTTTCCGACGCGGACGACATAGTCCTGCACTTGCGTGAACTGGCCGTTTCAAACCCCAGATTGCTACGCGTTGGCGCAATAGACAGCGCCGCATCTGGCCTAATTCCAAAACTTCTTCAGGACATTCACCAAGAGTTTCCGGAAATAGAAGTCATTCTGGTAGAAGACAAAACCATTCGCCTGCTCCCTCAACTCATAAGCGGAGCGCTGGATATAGCTCTCGTCCGGCCGCCGGAGCGATTTGACAGGAGCCTGCAGGCAAAAATGCTACTTCAAGAGCATCCCATTCTCGCATTGCCTGTCGATCACGCTTTGGCTTCACTCGATATTGTCCCGATGAGCGCACTTGCCGGTGTGCCGATGATCCTTCCAAATCGACGCGCTCGCCCCCACAGCCATGATCTGGCCGTTAAACTGTTCGAAGAGGCCGGCGTCACCATGACGGTCGGGCAAGAGGCCGAAGAGAAGCACACCATTCTACGCATGGTGTCGGCTGGCATCGGCGCCGCGATTGTTCCCCGGTGGAGCGCCACCAGTAACGAGCAAGGCGTGATCTATCGAACGCTGGCCCTTTCGACGCGCAGCATCACTTTGCCGCTCGCCGCCATGTGGCTGCAAGGCGACCAGAACCGCCTTGTCGATGCGCTTATGGCGACGCTCGAAGGCAATCTTGATAGATATGCCTCAACTGCTTGA